The DNA sequence GTCCTCCAGCTCCAGCGCCACCTGCAGATTGCGTGGGCGTGGCAGCCCGTGCGCGATGATCGTGGACTCCAGGGCCACCACAGGTCGACGCGCGTCGACCGCGTCCCGTACCTCTTCCGACACCACCAGCACCACGCGCCTGCCTCCTGTCCGTCGGTCTTCCCTCATCTCTGGCGGGCGGCGCACCGGGTCAAACCCTTGCGGCATGTGTGAGACGCCACCAGCCTGGAATGCATGACCGACAACACAACACGCCTCGACCACGTGGTCCTCTGGGTGAGCGACCCGGCCGCGTCGGCCGCGTTCTACGAGAAGACGCTCGGCATGCTGCCCGTCAGGCTCACGGACTTCATCGCGGGCGAGGCGCCGTTCCCCTCGGTGCGCGTCAACGAAGAGACCATCCTCGACCTCATGCCGATGACCATGGCGGAACGCATGAAGATGCTCCCCGACGCGGCCCGCAGCGCGGGACACCCGGTCAATCACGTCTGCCTTTCCCTGCCGGAGGCCGACTTCCACGGGCTGCGCAGCCATCTGGAGGAGCAGGACGTACCGGTCTCGGAGTACTCGTACGACTCCTTCGGCGCCCGCGGCAAGGCCAAGCGCAGCTTCTACTTCCGTGACCCCGACGGCAACATCTTCGAGGCCCGGCACTACGACTAGTGCACCGACAGGGCGCCTAGCACGGGGGCCACGCGCGTGTGGCACCGAGTACGGGGGCCACGCGCGCGTGCCCTCCGTTTCTCGGGGCGTCCGAGTAGGGGACGTCAGGCCGGCTGCAGGCCGTCCAGCGCCCCATGCGGATTCAGCACGTACCTGCGGCCGGCGCCCTGGTCGAGACGTGCAGAGCTTGCGGGCTGGGGGCTGGGGCTGGGCGGAGCAGGTGTGCTGCTCCTGCGTTCAGTGCGGCCCGGGCCGACCGGCGTGGGTTCCTCGGCGTGCCGGGCTGCCGGGCCGGCGTCAGCCGCTCGCCGGAGTCTTCTCCGTCCGCCTGCCCCGGGTGAACAGAGCCAGCCCCGCCAACGGCAGCAGCAGGCACGCGGCGGCGAAGTTCAGCCAGGCGTAGCTCGCCTGCGCGACCACCAGCCCGGCGGCAGCCCCGCCGATGCCCGCGCAGGCGTTCATGGCGAGGTCCGACAGCCCCTGCGCGGCGGCCCGGGCGGGCTGCGGCACGGAGTCCGTGAGCAGCGCGGAACCCGAGACGAGCGCCGCCGACCAGCCGAGCCCCAGTACGAAGAGCCCGAAGGCCGTCTGCCCATGACTGCCGCCCGCCGTACCGGCGACGAACACCGCACACGCCAGCAGCCCCACGGCGAGGCCGATCCCGGACAGCCGCCCCAGCCGGTCCGACAGTCGCCCCATGAGCGGCGCGAACGCGTACATGCCGGCGATGTGCGCGCTGATGACCAGCCCGATCAGATCAATGCCCGCGCCGTGGTGCGCGAGGTCGACCGGGGTCATCGACATCACCGAGACCATTGCCGTATGCGCGACGGCCACGGTCACCACCGCGAGCCGCGCCCGCGGCGAGGCGGCCACCGCTGCCACCCCGGCGCGCAGCGAACGGGCCGCGGGCGACTGCTCCTCGGCCGGCGCGAGCGCACGCGCCGTCAGCAGCGGGTCCGGCCGCAGCAGTACGGCCACCACGACCGCGGATATCAGGAAGATCCCCGCCGCCCACAGGAACGGACCCGCCGCCTCGGGTATCCCGAGTCCCGTGACGCTACGACCGGCGGGCGCGGCGATGTTCGGGCCGAGGACCGCGCCGATCGTGGTCGCCCACACGACGAGTGAGATGGCCCGGGCCCGGTGCTCCGGCTCGGCCAGATCCGCGGCGGCGAACCGCGCCTGCAGGTTCGCCGACGAGGCAGCGCCGAACGCCGCCATCCCGCACAGCAGCAGCGGAAAGCTCCCGATGCTTGCCGCTAGCACTGTGACACCCGCGCCCACGGCCCCGATGAGATAGGCCAGAACGAGCCCGGGCCTTCGCCCACGCGCGGTCATCAGCGCGGCGAGCGGCATCGACAGCACCGCCGTACCGGCGACGGTCGCGGTGGGCGCGAGCCCGGACAGCGACTCGGTGCCGCTGACCTCCTTGGCCAGGACCGCAGCCAGCGCGATGCCGGTGGCGACGCCCAGGCCGCCCAGGATCTGCGTGGTGATCAGCACGCCCGAGATACGGCGCCGCAGGGCAGGCAACCGGTCGGGCGGTACGGGAACGACGACCTGCCGCTCCACGGCGGTCACGACGCGCACCCGGCTGAACGGCTCGTCCGGCGGGTCGGCAGGGGACAACACAACGAATCGGCTGCGTACAGCTGGGTGAAAGGTGTCGTCACAGGCGCAGTCTCCCCCTCATCTCCCGCCCGCCCAACCCCGCGAGAGAGCGAGAGCCCTCACAGTGGGAAGAATGTGAAGCCCTTCGAAAGGGCATCAGGAGATCAGAAGAGCGGCTCCGGCAGGACCCCCTCCAGCGCGAGCAGCTTCCGCTTGGTCTCCAGACCGCCCCCGAACCCTCCGATGCCGCCGTCGCTCTCCACGACCCGATGGCAGGGCACGACGACCGGCAGCGGATTGGCGCCCATCGCCATCCCCACCGCCTGGGCCGCGCCCGGCTGCCCGACCCGCCCGGCCAGATCGCCGTAACCGACGACGGAGCCGTACGGGACACCGGAGGCCAGCTCGTGCAGCACCTGCCGGTTGAAGCCCGAGATCAGCGACCAGTCGAGCGGCAGCTCGAAGTCGCGCCGGACACCCGCGAAGTACTCCTCCAGCTGTCGTATCGCCTCGGCCAGCAGCGGGGAGCCGGGCGCCTCGACCGGCTCGGTGCCCAGTCGGGACGCCAGCCGGTCGAGCGTCTTCTCGCGCACCTTCTCCGTGGCGTGGAACACGACGCTGACCAGGCCGTCGCGGGTCGCGGCCGGCATCAGCGGACCGATGTCGGTACCGACGACGGCCCACACGACCTGCGGCTCGTACTGCCCATGGCTGTCCATGTGCCAACCGTACGACCCGGCACTGACAACGCCCTCACTCCTCGGGCAGGGCGTCCCGCACCACGTCGGGGCTGTTGGTGATGATCCCGTCGACGCCGTACCCGGCGACCAGCCGGGCGGTGTCCGCGTCGTTCACGGTCCAGGTGAACACCTCCAGCGGCCTGCCGTGCGGCCCTTCGAACGCTTGGACGGAGGTCACGTAACCCGTGGAGATGGAGGTGTAGGAGGGGTTGATCTGGTCGGCGAAGGTCGCGTACCAGGACAGGTCCGCGACGGGCGGCGTTCCCAGGAAGCCGGTCTTCACAGCCGGCTTCAGCTCATGGATGGTCCGCACACTGTCGGCGCTGAAGCTCTGCACGATCAGCCGGCCCAGGTGGGGCGCGTCGAGCCAGCCATCGTTGTCCAGGGCCTTGAGCGTCTGCTGCTCGATGCCCGGGTACAGGTCGGGGTTCTTGATCTCCAGGAGCAGCTTCTGGTGGTGCAGTTCCACCCGGTCCATGAACTGCGCCAACGTCGGCACGCGCGCGCCCGCGTATGCGTGGTCGAACCAGCTGCCCGCGTCCAGCCGGGCGATCTCGGCAGCGGTGAAGTCCTTCACCTTCCAGGGCGCCCGGTTGGGGAAGACCTGCTCCACATCGGTCGTGCGCTTGAGGTTGTCGTCGTGGAGGACGACCAGTTCCCCGTCCTTGGTGCGTTGCACGTCGTTCTCGACCCAGCTGATGCCCAGTTCGGCAGCCTTGTCGACGCCGGCCAGCGTGTTCTCGGGTGCATAACTCGAGGCCCCTCGGTGTGCGATCACCGTGGGCCGCTCGGCGCCGGCCCGGGCGTGGGGCGCGGGAAGCAGAAGCGCCGCGGTTCCCAGGACTGCGGTCGTCGTGGCGGCTACAACGCGCGCGTGCATGCGTACTCCTCGCGTCGAACGATCACGGACAGCACAACTGTGGCAGCAGAGGGTCAACGCTGGAGGAGTACAGAATGGCCACAGATTGAATGGAGTGGTCCGGGTCCGCTCACTCGTGCCGCACAACTGGGGCAAGCCCGTGTTTCTTTGCCGGAAAATCGTTCGACCATTCCGGTGGGAGTTACTCTCTGCCTCAACCCTGAACCGCTCGGGCGGTCCTGGGAGGGGGCGCGTTTTTCACGGCATTCCGGGACGTACGAGGGCGGGAAGGGCAGCTGCGTATGCAGGGCACGATCGACGGATTCAGCTACGGACTCGTCACCCCGCTGGTGGCCTACCTCATGGCCTGCCTCGGCGGTGCGCTCGGCCTGCGCTGCACCACCAGATCGATGCTCGTCTCGCAGTCCTGGCGCCCGGGCTGGCTCGCCCTGGGTTCGGCGGCCATCGGCTCCGGCATATGGACCATGCACTTCGTCGCGATGATGGGGTTCACGGTCAAGGAGACACCGATCCACTACGACAAGCCGATGACGTTCGCGAGCCTCGCCGTCGCCATCGTCATGGTCGGCGTAGGGATCTTCATCGTCGGCTACAAAGGCGCCCGCGGAACAGCTCTGTTCACCGGCGGCACCATCACCGGCCTCGGCATCGCCTCGATGCACTACCTGGGCATGGCCGGCCTGCGGCTCAACGGCAAGCTGGAATACAACACGCTCACCGTCGGCATCTCCGTCGCCATAGCGATGGTGGCGGCCACCGCCGCGCTGTGGGCAGCCGGACAGGTCAGAGGGCTCATGTGGAGCGTCGGCGCCAGCCTCGTCATGGGCCTCGCCGTCAGCGGCATGCACTACACCGGCATGGCCGCCCTCAGCGTCCATCTGCACAGCACGGCCGCGCCCGCGACCGGCGACTCACCCGCCGGCCTGCTCGCGCCGATGCTGGTCGGCCCCCTCGCCTTCCTGCTCCTGGCCGGCGCCGTGGTGCTGTTCGACCCGCACATGATCATGGGGAAACCCGCAGTGGTCCCCGCGGAGCCCAAGCCGGGCGTCCCGGCCCACACGACGGTCCCGCACCAGGCCCGCCGCCCGCAGCTGCGCACCCGCCGCAACCAGGACCACCGAGGCTCCCGGACCCCGCAGAACCACTGATCGGACCGCGTTGTCAGTGGGGGGTCGTACGGTTGACTTCATGCGGCCCGTTTCCAGCATCGAACGCACGGTGGCGCCCTTCGAGGTCGTCAGCCCCTACCAGCCCAGCGGCGACCAGCCGCAGGCCATCGCCGATCTCGCCCGGCGTGTCGAAGGCGGCGAGAAGGACGTCGTCCTGCTCGGCGCGACCGGCACCGGCAAGTCCGCCACCACCGCGTGGATGATCGAGAAGCTCCAGCGCCCCACCCTGGTGATGGCGCCGAACAAGACCCTGGCCGCCCAGCTGGCGAACGAGTTCCGCGAGCTGCTGCCGAACAACGCCGTCGAGTACTTCGTCTCGTACTACGACTACTACCAGCCCGAGGCCTACGTCCCGCAGTCGGACACCTACATCGAGAAGGACTCCTCGATCAACGAGGAGGTCGAGCGCCTGCGGCACTCCGCGACCAACTCGCTGCTCACCCGCCGCGACGTCGTCGTGGTCGCCTCGGTCTCCTGCATCTACGGCCTCGGTACTCCGCAGGAGTACGTGGACCGCATGGTCCCCCTCAAGGTCGGCGACGAGGTCGACCGGGACCAGCTGCTGCGCCGTTTCGTGGACATCCAGTACACGCGCAACGACCTCGCCTTCAGCCGCGGCACCTTCCGGGTGCGCGGCGACACCATCGAGATCTTCCCGGTCTACGAGGAGCTCGCCGTCCGCATCGAGATGTTCGGCGACGAGATCGAGGCACTGTCCACACTCCACCCGCTCACCGGCGAGATCATCAGCGACGACGAGCAGCTGTACGTCTTCCCGGCCACCCACTACGTCGCGGGCCCCGAGCGCCTGGAGCGGGCCGTCAACGACATCGAGAAGGAGCTCGGCGAGCGCCTCTCCGAGCTGGAGAACCAAGGCAAACTCCTGGAGGCCCAGCGCCTGCGGATGCGCACGACGTACGACCTCGAGATGCTCCGTCAGATCGGCAGCTGCTCCGGTATCGAGAACTACTCGATGCACTTCGACGGCCGCTCGCCCGGCTCCCCGCCGAACACACTGCTGGACTACTTCCCGGACGACTTCCTGCTCGTCATCGACGAGTCGCACGTCACCGTGCCGCAGATCGGAGCCATGTACGAGGGCGACGCCTCCCGCAAGCGCACCCTCGTCGACCACGGCTTCCGCCTGCCCTCCGCCCTCGACAACCGCCCCCTGAAGTGGGAGGAGTTCCAAAAGCGCATCGGGCAGACGGTCTACCTGTCGGCCACCCCGGGCAACTACGAACTCTCCCGCGGGGACGGTCACGTCGAGCAGATCATCCGCCCGACCGGCCTGGTCGACCCGGAGGTCGTCGTCAAGCCCACCGAGGGGCAGATCGACGACCTGGTGCACGAGATCCGGGTGCGTGTCGAGAAGGACGAGCGCGTCCTGGTCACCACCCTCACCAAGAAGATGGCCGAGGACCTCACCGCCTACTTCCTGGAGCTCGGCATCCAGGTGCGCTATCTGCACAGCGACGTCGACACCCTGCGCCGCGTCGAGCTGCTGCGCGAACTGCGCGCCGGCGAGTTCGACGTGCTCGTCGGCATCAACCTCCTCCGCGAGGGTCTCGACCTGCCCGAGGTATCACTCGTCGCGATCCTCGACGCCGACAAGGAGGGCTTCCTGCGCTCGGGGACGTCCCTCATCCAGACCATCGGCCGCGCGGCGCGCAATGTCTCCGGCCAGGTTCATATGTACGCCGACAAGATCACCCCGGCGATGGAGAAGGCCATCGACGAAACCAACCGCCGCCGGGAGAAGCAGGTCGCGTACAACACGGCGAAGGGCATCGACCCCCAGCCGCTGCGCAAGAAGATCAACGACATCGTCGCGCAGATCGCCCGCGAGGACGTCGACACCGAGCAGTTGCTCGGCAGCGGCTACCGCGCCAAGAAGGACGGCCGGGGCACCAAGGCCCCCGTCCCCTCCCTCGGCGACAAGGCCAAGGGCGCGAAGGCGGGCAAATCCGCCAAGGGCAAGGCGAAGGAGACGGTGCCGACCGACCGCCCCGCGGCCGATCTCGCCGAGCAGATCGAGGAGTTGACGGAGCGTATGCGCGCCGCCGCCGCGGATCTGCAGTTCGAGATCGCGGCCCGGCTGCGCGACGAAGTGTCCGAGATGAAGAAGGAGTTGCGCCAGATGAAGGAGGCGGGCCTGGCCTGAGCGGCGCCGCCCGAACAGTCGCCGGCCGGACTCCCGGTACTCGCTGTGTTGCAAGACCGACACAAAGTGGGGACCGGGGTACGTCACTGTCAGTGCCCCTGCGTAGGGTTCTCGTCATCCGCGGACTCCGCGGCCAACAGGGGACAGCTCGAGAGGGGAATCAGCACGTGACCGTCAACATGACCAAGGGTCAGGCCATCAGTCTGCAGAAGAACGACGGCGGCAGCCTGACCGCGGTGCGCATGGGTCTCGGCTGGCAGGCGGCTCCCCGGCGCGGCCTGTTCGGCTCGCGTACGCGGGAGGTCGACCTCGACGCCTCCGCCGTCCTGTTCGCGGACAAGCAGCCGGTCGACGTCGTCTTCTTCCGCCACCTGGTGAGCGACGACGGCTCGGTTCGCCACACCGGTGACAACCTCGTCGGCGGTGTCGGCCAGGGCGGCGACGACGAGGCGATCCTCGTCGACCTCGCGCGCATCCCGGTCCACATCGACCAGATCGTCTTCACCGTGAACTCTTTCACGGGCCAGACCTTCCAGGAGGTGCAGAACGCGTTCTGCCGCCTGGTCGACGAGACCAACGGCGAAGAGCTCGCCCGCTACACGCTGGCCGGCGGCGGCCAGTACACCGCGCAGATCATGGCGAAGGTGCACCGCTCGGGTCCGGGCTGGTCGATGACCGCCCTCGGCACCCCGGCCAACGGCCGTACCTTCCAGGACCTGATGCCGGCGATCCTGCCGCACCTGTAGGCCCGCCCGGCGAGCCGCACACGACACGACAAGCGACACAGGGGGACGAAGGCATGACGGCCGAGCTGGTGCGGGGGCAGAACCACCCGCTCTCCCAGGCCCGTCTGGAGATCCGGATCTCGGCCGGCACGCCGATCGTGGCCGCAGCCACGCTCGGCGACGAGCAGGGCAGGATCCACGGCGTCGAGTGGGTGGCCCATCCCGGCACTCCCACCCTGCCCGGCCTCGAGGTCTCCCGGCAGGCGGCCGCCGACCATCGTCTTGCGGTCGACCTGGACGCCATGCCGGAGGCCGTCCACCGTGTCAGTGTGCTGCTCGCCCTGCCGACGGGGGCCGGCGGCCCGAGCCGGTTCGGCGCCGTCGCGACCCCCTTCGTCGCGGTCACCGGCCTCGACGGCAACGAGGTCGCCAGCTACACCATCACCGGCCTGGAGGCCGAGTCGGCCGTCGTGGCGCTGGAGCTGTACCGCCGCCAGGACGCCTGGAAGGTACGCGCCATCGGCCAGGGGTACGCCGGCGGCCTCGCCGACCTCTTCACCGACCAGGGCCTGCCCCAGGCCCAGCAGCTCGCCGGCAGCATCAACGAAGCGGTGGCCCTGGGCATGGCCCGCTCGGTGCCGGCACCCCCGCCACGCACGGACGGCGACCGCTCCCGGCAGACGGCCGCGCCGGCCCTCGGCCCGGACCAGGGCGGTCCCGCACCGCAGGGCACGTCAGGCCCCGGGGCGCAGCCGACATCGCCGTACGGCCCGCAGACGTCCGGCGCGTCCGGCCAGCCGACACCGCCACCGACGTCCCCCTACGGCCCGCAGACGCCCGGCATACCGGGCCAGCCCACACCGCAGCCGTCGTACCAGGGCGGAGCCGGCGCCACCGACCCGGCCCAGCCGTCCGCTCCCACCTCGGGCGGCTCCATCAACTACAGCCACCCGGGCCGGCAGACTGCGGCTCCGCCGCCGCCCCCGCCGACCGCACCCCCGGCCCAGCCCGGACAACCCGCGCAGCCCGTCGCGGGCGACGCCACCGGCTGGTCCATGGACGAGCGCCTCTACAACCAGGTGTGGGGCATGTTCGAGGACCTGGCCCGCACGGCAGCCGCCTACCGCAGCGCCGTCGACTTCGCCGACTCGCGCATGGACAAGGAACTCGACCAGGTCCTGTCGGACCCGCGCAGCCGGATCGGCGGTCAGGGCGACGCCGCGCGCGAGGCGGCGCAGGCCAAGCACACGCAGCTGGTCAACCAGGCCAGGGCGACGCTCGACCGGGACATCGCCCAGCTCACCGCCGAGTCCGAGGTCGTCGAACCCGCGCTGCCGCATGCGTACGCGCGCTGGGACAACCCCGTCTGGCACGGCTACCGCGTACCGATGGAGATCCCCATGGCCCTGCGCCTGGGCGACCTCCACCTGCCCGAGAGCGGCCGGTTGCGCATCCCGATGCTGGTCCGGCTGCCGCTG is a window from the Streptomyces sp. NBC_00299 genome containing:
- a CDS encoding methylated-DNA--[protein]-cysteine S-methyltransferase, whose product is MDSHGQYEPQVVWAVVGTDIGPLMPAATRDGLVSVVFHATEKVREKTLDRLASRLGTEPVEAPGSPLLAEAIRQLEEYFAGVRRDFELPLDWSLISGFNRQVLHELASGVPYGSVVGYGDLAGRVGQPGAAQAVGMAMGANPLPVVVPCHRVVESDGGIGGFGGGLETKRKLLALEGVLPEPLF
- a CDS encoding MFS transporter, translating into MTAVERQVVVPVPPDRLPALRRRISGVLITTQILGGLGVATGIALAAVLAKEVSGTESLSGLAPTATVAGTAVLSMPLAALMTARGRRPGLVLAYLIGAVGAGVTVLAASIGSFPLLLCGMAAFGAASSANLQARFAAADLAEPEHRARAISLVVWATTIGAVLGPNIAAPAGRSVTGLGIPEAAGPFLWAAGIFLISAVVVAVLLRPDPLLTARALAPAEEQSPAARSLRAGVAAVAASPRARLAVVTVAVAHTAMVSVMSMTPVDLAHHGAGIDLIGLVISAHIAGMYAFAPLMGRLSDRLGRLSGIGLAVGLLACAVFVAGTAGGSHGQTAFGLFVLGLGWSAALVSGSALLTDSVPQPARAAAQGLSDLAMNACAGIGGAAAGLVVAQASYAWLNFAAACLLLPLAGLALFTRGRRTEKTPASG
- a CDS encoding MHYT domain-containing protein, which gives rise to MQGTIDGFSYGLVTPLVAYLMACLGGALGLRCTTRSMLVSQSWRPGWLALGSAAIGSGIWTMHFVAMMGFTVKETPIHYDKPMTFASLAVAIVMVGVGIFIVGYKGARGTALFTGGTITGLGIASMHYLGMAGLRLNGKLEYNTLTVGISVAIAMVAATAALWAAGQVRGLMWSVGASLVMGLAVSGMHYTGMAALSVHLHSTAAPATGDSPAGLLAPMLVGPLAFLLLAGAVVLFDPHMIMGKPAVVPAEPKPGVPAHTTVPHQARRPQLRTRRNQDHRGSRTPQNH
- a CDS encoding glycerophosphodiester phosphodiesterase gives rise to the protein MHARVVAATTTAVLGTAALLLPAPHARAGAERPTVIAHRGASSYAPENTLAGVDKAAELGISWVENDVQRTKDGELVVLHDDNLKRTTDVEQVFPNRAPWKVKDFTAAEIARLDAGSWFDHAYAGARVPTLAQFMDRVELHHQKLLLEIKNPDLYPGIEQQTLKALDNDGWLDAPHLGRLIVQSFSADSVRTIHELKPAVKTGFLGTPPVADLSWYATFADQINPSYTSISTGYVTSVQAFEGPHGRPLEVFTWTVNDADTARLVAGYGVDGIITNSPDVVRDALPEE
- a CDS encoding VOC family protein, which encodes MTDNTTRLDHVVLWVSDPAASAAFYEKTLGMLPVRLTDFIAGEAPFPSVRVNEETILDLMPMTMAERMKMLPDAARSAGHPVNHVCLSLPEADFHGLRSHLEEQDVPVSEYSYDSFGARGKAKRSFYFRDPDGNIFEARHYD
- the uvrB gene encoding excinuclease ABC subunit UvrB, with protein sequence MRPVSSIERTVAPFEVVSPYQPSGDQPQAIADLARRVEGGEKDVVLLGATGTGKSATTAWMIEKLQRPTLVMAPNKTLAAQLANEFRELLPNNAVEYFVSYYDYYQPEAYVPQSDTYIEKDSSINEEVERLRHSATNSLLTRRDVVVVASVSCIYGLGTPQEYVDRMVPLKVGDEVDRDQLLRRFVDIQYTRNDLAFSRGTFRVRGDTIEIFPVYEELAVRIEMFGDEIEALSTLHPLTGEIISDDEQLYVFPATHYVAGPERLERAVNDIEKELGERLSELENQGKLLEAQRLRMRTTYDLEMLRQIGSCSGIENYSMHFDGRSPGSPPNTLLDYFPDDFLLVIDESHVTVPQIGAMYEGDASRKRTLVDHGFRLPSALDNRPLKWEEFQKRIGQTVYLSATPGNYELSRGDGHVEQIIRPTGLVDPEVVVKPTEGQIDDLVHEIRVRVEKDERVLVTTLTKKMAEDLTAYFLELGIQVRYLHSDVDTLRRVELLRELRAGEFDVLVGINLLREGLDLPEVSLVAILDADKEGFLRSGTSLIQTIGRAARNVSGQVHMYADKITPAMEKAIDETNRRREKQVAYNTAKGIDPQPLRKKINDIVAQIAREDVDTEQLLGSGYRAKKDGRGTKAPVPSLGDKAKGAKAGKSAKGKAKETVPTDRPAADLAEQIEELTERMRAAAADLQFEIAARLRDEVSEMKKELRQMKEAGLA
- a CDS encoding TerD family protein; the protein is MTVNMTKGQAISLQKNDGGSLTAVRMGLGWQAAPRRGLFGSRTREVDLDASAVLFADKQPVDVVFFRHLVSDDGSVRHTGDNLVGGVGQGGDDEAILVDLARIPVHIDQIVFTVNSFTGQTFQEVQNAFCRLVDETNGEELARYTLAGGGQYTAQIMAKVHRSGPGWSMTALGTPANGRTFQDLMPAILPHL
- a CDS encoding TerD family protein, whose amino-acid sequence is MTAELVRGQNHPLSQARLEIRISAGTPIVAAATLGDEQGRIHGVEWVAHPGTPTLPGLEVSRQAAADHRLAVDLDAMPEAVHRVSVLLALPTGAGGPSRFGAVATPFVAVTGLDGNEVASYTITGLEAESAVVALELYRRQDAWKVRAIGQGYAGGLADLFTDQGLPQAQQLAGSINEAVALGMARSVPAPPPRTDGDRSRQTAAPALGPDQGGPAPQGTSGPGAQPTSPYGPQTSGASGQPTPPPTSPYGPQTPGIPGQPTPQPSYQGGAGATDPAQPSAPTSGGSINYSHPGRQTAAPPPPPPTAPPAQPGQPAQPVAGDATGWSMDERLYNQVWGMFEDLARTAAAYRSAVDFADSRMDKELDQVLSDPRSRIGGQGDAAREAAQAKHTQLVNQARATLDRDIAQLTAESEVVEPALPHAYARWDNPVWHGYRVPMEIPMALRLGDLHLPESGRLRIPMLVRLPLERGLWIDSGSSGSLDGSYTDSHDLRRLAMETAVAHAARLLAVYPAGEFTVHVIDPAGSGAQALAPLVQTGVLAAPPAVGAAGVAEVLARLTQRVDLVQMAVRGGAPDSLPPDFDTSEQLLIVNDFPHGFDDRAVNQLRYLADEGPAVGVHLMMVADREEAAAYGPLLDPLWRSLMRLTPTPDDHLADPWVGHAWTYEPPLVPPGSQVLQHVLAQVAAARAKYR